A genome region from Chloroflexota bacterium includes the following:
- a CDS encoding SDR family oxidoreductase translates to MRILVTGGAGFIGSHLCDRLLADGHSVIAMDNLITGNTDNIAHLVGRDDFLFIKHDVTNYIYIDGPVDAVLHFASPASPIDYMQLPIQTLKVGALGTHKALGLARAKGARFLLASTSEVYGDPLVHPQPETYWGNVNPIGPRGVYDEAKRFAEAMAMAYHRVHGVETRIVRIFNTYGPRMRLDDGRVVPNFIGQALRGQPLTVYGDGSQTRSFCYVDDLVEGIVRLLHSDEVEPVNLGNPQEMSILDFAQLINRMTGNEAGIVFKPLPKDDPRVRRPDITKARRVLGWEPQISLEEGLARTIEYFRAKVSAG, encoded by the coding sequence ATGCGGATCCTGGTGACGGGCGGAGCTGGGTTCATCGGCTCACACCTATGCGATCGACTGCTGGCCGATGGGCATTCGGTCATCGCGATGGATAATCTGATCACCGGCAACACGGACAACATCGCCCACCTGGTGGGGCGGGATGATTTCCTCTTCATCAAGCACGATGTGACGAACTACATCTACATCGATGGGCCGGTGGATGCCGTATTGCACTTCGCCTCTCCGGCCAGCCCTATCGATTACATGCAGTTGCCGATTCAGACGTTGAAGGTGGGCGCGCTGGGGACCCACAAGGCGTTGGGGCTGGCTCGCGCCAAGGGGGCCCGTTTCCTGTTGGCGTCCACCTCTGAGGTGTATGGCGATCCGTTGGTCCATCCGCAGCCGGAGACCTATTGGGGCAACGTGAACCCCATCGGCCCGCGCGGCGTGTACGATGAGGCCAAGCGCTTCGCCGAGGCCATGGCCATGGCGTATCATCGGGTGCACGGTGTGGAGACTCGCATCGTGCGCATCTTCAACACGTACGGCCCCCGGATGCGGCTGGACGACGGCCGGGTGGTGCCCAACTTCATCGGTCAGGCGCTGCGCGGTCAGCCTTTGACCGTGTATGGCGATGGTTCACAGACCCGCTCCTTCTGTTACGTGGATGATCTGGTGGAGGGGATCGTGCGGCTGTTGCACTCCGATGAAGTGGAGCCGGTGAACCTGGGCAATCCGCAGGAGATGAGCATCCTGGATTTCGCTCAGCTGATCAACCGGATGACCGGCAATGAGGCGGGGATCGTCTTCAAACCTCTGCCCAAGGACGATCCACGCGTGCGGCGACCGGATATCACCAAGGCCCGACGGGTGCTGGGGTGGGAGCCTCAGATCTCCCTGGAGGAGGGGCTGGCGCGCACCATCGAATACTTTCGGGCGAAGGTGTCCGCCGGTTGA
- a CDS encoding exo-alpha-sialidase has translation MPQSEPIFEAIPGAPSCHASTLVALPDGRLLAAWFAGTHEGHPDVAIWLSRYDGVGWSPPIKVADALDVPLWNPVLFLDGEDVVWLFYKVGPTVPAWTGAYVRSFDGGETWTDPVFLPAGLLGPAKNKPILLSNGDILCGTSQEAWRSWACWVEIVREAGRSWVRYGPLVAPGYDGGGDDRVSAVWDASAGELRLPQEHHGIIQPTVWEYAPGRLKMLMRSTRAVGFVCSATSDDYGRTWSEVTLTGIPHPNSGLDAVRLADGRIILACNPTHQGRTPLSLLMSEDNGETWPWRKDIETGAGEYSYPSVIQGPDGRVHMVYTHQRERIAHLAFFPDELAWES, from the coding sequence ATGCCTCAATCGGAGCCCATCTTCGAAGCCATCCCGGGGGCGCCATCCTGCCATGCCTCCACCCTTGTCGCGTTGCCCGACGGCCGGCTGCTGGCGGCCTGGTTCGCCGGCACCCATGAGGGACATCCCGACGTGGCTATCTGGCTGTCCCGATATGATGGCGTGGGATGGAGCCCGCCGATCAAGGTGGCGGACGCCCTGGACGTCCCGTTGTGGAATCCCGTCTTGTTTCTGGATGGCGAGGACGTGGTTTGGCTTTTCTACAAGGTGGGGCCGACCGTCCCCGCCTGGACGGGGGCATACGTACGGTCGTTCGATGGGGGGGAGACCTGGACCGATCCCGTCTTCCTCCCGGCGGGCCTGCTGGGCCCGGCCAAGAACAAGCCCATCCTGCTCAGCAATGGCGACATCCTCTGTGGCACTTCTCAGGAGGCGTGGCGGTCCTGGGCGTGTTGGGTGGAGATCGTCCGGGAGGCGGGACGGTCCTGGGTGAGGTACGGCCCTCTGGTGGCGCCCGGATACGATGGCGGCGGGGACGATCGGGTCAGCGCCGTGTGGGACGCGTCGGCCGGGGAACTGCGGTTGCCCCAGGAGCATCATGGCATCATCCAGCCGACGGTATGGGAGTATGCCCCCGGCCGGCTGAAGATGTTAATGCGCTCCACCCGGGCGGTGGGCTTCGTATGCTCCGCCACGTCTGACGATTACGGACGCACCTGGTCGGAGGTGACGCTCACGGGCATCCCTCACCCCAATAGCGGGCTGGATGCCGTCCGTCTGGCGGATGGACGGATCATCCTGGCCTGCAATCCGACCCACCAGGGGCGCACTCCGCTTTCCCTGCTGATGTCGGAGGATAACGGCGAGACCTGGCCCTGGCGGAAGGACATCGAGACGGGGGCCGGGGAGTATTCCTATCCATCCGTCATCCAGGGCCCCGATGGGCGTGTGCACATGGTGTATACCCATCAGCGGGAGCGCATCGCCCATCTGGCCTTCTTCCCTGACGAACTGGCCTGGGAGAGCTGA